TCTTTAAACATCCCTAATCTCATACTTATGTTATCTGTCTCTCTTTAACATAATAACAACTTTTCTATACGGTTCCTCACCTTCACTCTTCGTGCAGACATATCTGTCATTCTGAAGTGCAGAATGAATCACACGCCTTTCATAAGGATTCATTGGCTCTAAAGCAACAGGTTTTTTCGTCCTCTTTACCGTATATGCTATTTTTTTAGCTAACTTTTCAAGTGTAACTTTTCTTCTTTCGCGATAATTCTCTGTATCAAGCTTAACGCGGATATATGCATCGCTCTCACGATTCACATAAAGACTGATCAAATACTGTAATGCATCAAGTGTCTGTCCCCTCTTTCCGATAAGGATAC
This Anaerobutyricum hallii DNA region includes the following protein-coding sequences:
- the jag gene encoding RNA-binding cell elongation regulator Jag/EloR, with translation MEVREFKAKTVDEAITAATLELGISSDQLEYKVIDEGSKGFLGIFNTKPAVISVTVKKSLLERTQAFCEELFDAMKVETTVNIDFKEEDNVMNIDLSGSDMGILIGKRGQTLDALQYLISLYVNRESDAYIRVKLDTENYRERRKVTLEKLAKKIAYTVKRTKKPVALEPMNPYERRVIHSALQNDRYVCTKSEGEEPYRKVVIMLKRDR